A genomic stretch from Pectinophora gossypiella chromosome 13, ilPecGoss1.1, whole genome shotgun sequence includes:
- the LOC126371921 gene encoding DNA (cytosine-5)-methyltransferase PliMCI-like isoform X1 has translation MPASMRNGSISSQSWNKSSTSWDDEVTPEESNLPDKKTSKALSRKGRQRLSQNGTSKQLTITNMFPVKRSRSSENIEEVKLKKVKIDANIEAVEQKHNNNDTIENKESDTSTDDVTNNCNNNHVFNSSCVDEVEIQNLDNNNKSENSSQDVCNKSLESSDDKTENGYHKEISEHFESSDTVKIGSEDNLVEDVNKSNVGHKDKANNEVSDLNSNQTIKSNIPDNEQCNICGQFINNSDIIYYQGHPQDAVEEFIALTNEKLVLSAGDEGDIMERPQTNITGFSIFDQHGHLCPIDGGLVENDVRIYMSGYLKSICSDSSDIDEDSIPVKDVGPIIEWFIHGFDGGDRNCITLSTEFGEYNLLKPSTEYTPLMNNLYEKIWLSKVVVEYLEEFHYLQPNYEDLLEVVREAKIPELDDKKMTEEMLHKHAQFVCDQVVSLETNEDDDPLITLPCMRELIKLMGIKFGKRKIRAKIDYKKVDKKSWTKATTTPLVRKTFESFFTNQLDKTNHELVLRRKRCGICEACQLPDCGECNACRAMAKFGGHGRTKKACVRRLCPNMAVQQAEDSEPEDEDDYQIMVEKKIQDKLEDTVPVKLTGVNSRNIKWIGEPVKADSTKIYYEKVEIDGAELQIGDYVMVETSQPNIPALVARVVYMWKETFNLKAGYFHGEVFIRSSETVLGEVGDPREVFLGDKCCHAAPLSSILRKAIVEKKEISKDWFKLGGKEVDDDTFEDDGKTYFYNKYYERFTARFEDLPENPVCPNEMRKHRYCPSCERKTKRDAKNIPKVVEKLVEKSDNVKEANRTEWSLVKWQDYDYKKGCGVFLKPGTFKLKNSLNNSNNITKVKLEKVDEDVYPEYYRKSDSNLRGSNVDTGEPFCLGYIAAITAAGDGPLIVPQDIYIKVNVLYRPENTFSRFPQHEDLNVVYWSDEIVEVPFSTVVGPCSLTYEKNIPEQDSIHEWLEKDPSRFYFRMAYDKSRGEFVDVPHHASSIGRTDKGKDKGKGKGKSSKPQQEQQNTKVEEIKIRPLRTLDVFAGCGGLSDGLHQAGIAECRWAIENLEAAAHAYSLNNKNCTVFNEDCNALLKDAMSGASHSAGGLRLPMQGEVELLCGGPPCQGFSGMNRFNSREYSNFKNSLVASYLSFCDYYRPKYFILENVRNFVAFKKGMVLKLTLRTLLDMGYQCTFGILQAGNYGVPQTRRRLIILAAAPGYKLPLYPEPTHVFSRRACSLTATIDGKRFVTNSQWDESAPRRTCTIHDAMSDLPEICNGANKLEIDYGSMPESHFQRMIRSKDESTKLRDHICKNMAPLIQARICRVPTTPGSDWRDLPNISVTLSDGTKCKVLQYRYDDKKNGRSSSGALRGVCACAAGGTCSSNDKQENTLIPWCLPHTGNRHNNWAGLYGRVSWDGYFSTTVTDPEPMGKQGRVLHPEQNRVVSVRECARSQGFRDTYIFAGSIQDKHRQIGNAVPPPLGAALGREIKKAFIKSTPT, from the exons ATGCCAGCGTCAATGCGAAACGGCAGCATATCTAGCCAATCGTGGAATAAGAGTTCAACATCATGGGATGATGAAGTTACTCCAGAAGAAAGTAATCTTCCCGATAAGAAGACATCCAAAGCACTTTCTAGAAA GGGAAGGCAAAGATTGTCCCAGAATGGTACTAGTAAACAGTTGACCATTACCAATATGTTTCCAGTGAAAAGAAGCAGGAGTTCTGAAAACATTGAAGAGGTTAAACTT aaaaaagttaaaattgaTGCAAACATAGAAGCAGTTGagcaaaaacataataataatgatactaTAGAAAACAAAGAATCGGACACCAGTACAGATGATGTTACTaacaattgtaataataatcatgTTTTTAATTCATCTTGTGTAGATGAAGTAGAAATACAAAACCTtgacaataataacaaaagtgAAAATAGTTCCCAAGATGTATGCAACAAAAGTTTAGAAAGTTCAGACGACAAAACGGAAAATGGATATCACAAAGAAATTAGTGAACATTTTGAATCCAGTGATACTGTAAAGATAGGATCTGAGGATAATTTGGTTGAAGATGTTAATAAATCCAATGTAGGTCACAAAGACAAGGCAAACAACGAAGTTTCAGATTTAAATTCAAATCAGACAATAAAAAGTAACATTCCAGATAATGAGCAATGCAATATTTGTggtcaatttataaataattctgataTTATATATTACCAAGGACACCCACAGGATGCTGTGGAAGAGTTTATTGCATTGACTAATGAGAAATTGGTCTTATCTGCAG GTGATGAAGGAGATATAATGGAAAGACCACAAACCAACATAACAGGATTTTCAATATTTGATCAACATGGGCACCTATGTCCTATTGATGGTGGACTTGTTGAGAATGATGTTCGTATATACATGTCAGGTTATTTAAAATCCATATGTTCCGACTCTTCTGACATAGATGAGGATTCAATACCTGTAAAAGATGTAGGCCCTATTATTGAATG GTTTATTCATGGATTTGATGGTGGCGACAGAAATTGTATCACACTTTCAACTGAATTTGGCGAGTATAATTTGTTGAAACCTAGTACAGAATACACACCACTTATGAACAATTTATATGAAAAGATATGGTTAAGCAAAGTTGTAGTAGAATACTTGGAAGAGTTTCATTATCTTCAGCCTAATTATGAAGATTTACTCGAAGTCGTTAGAGAAGCGAAAATTCCAGAGCtggatgataaaaaaatgactgaGGAAATGCTTCACAAACATGCACAATTTGTATGTGATCAAGTTGTCAGCTTAGAAACAAACGAAGATGACGATCCTTTGATTACCTTACCATGTATGAGAGAACTTATAAAGTTGATGGGCATAAAATTCGGGAAACGTAAAATTCGAGCTAAAATCGATTACAAAAAAGTAGACAAAAAATCTTGGACAAAAGCAACAACGACACCACTAGTaagaaaaacatttgaaagttTCTTTACGAACCAGTTGGACAAGACAAATCATGAGTTAGttttaagaagaaaaagatGTGGTATTTGTGAGGCCTGTCAGCTACCAGATTGTGGAGAGTGCAATGCTTGTCGGGCTATGGCCAAATTTGGTGGTCATGGAAGAACTAAGAAAGCATGTGTTCGGAGACTTTGCCCTAATATGGCTGTGCAGCAGGCTGAGGATTCAGAACCTgaagatgaagatgattatCAAATAATGGTTGAAAAGAAAATACAAGATAAATTAGAAGATACAGTACCAGTAAAACTAACAGGAGTTAACAGCAGAAATATAAAGTGGATTGGAGAACCAGTTAAGGCAGATTCAACAAAAATCTACTATGAGAAAGTAGAAATTGATGGTGCAGAACTTCAAATTGGAGACTATGTTATGGTGGAAACTTCACAACCAAATATACCTGCTTTAGTGGCCAGAGTTGTATACATGTGGAAGGAAACATTTAATCTTAAAGCGGGTTATTTCCATGGCGAAGTTTTTATAAGGTCATCAGAAACTGTATTGGGTGAAGTGGGAGACCCTAGGGAAGTCTTTTTAGGAGACAAATGTTGCCACGCCGCTCCTCTGTCGTCTATATTACGGAAAGCCATTgtggaaaaaaaagaaatatccaAAGATTGGTTTAAACTTGGTGGTAAAGAAGTTGATGATGATACATTTGAGGATGATGGCAAaacatatttctacaataaATACTACGAAAGATTTACTGCTCGCTTTGAAGATTTACCAGAAAATCCAGTTTGTCCTAATGAAATGAGGAAACACCGATATTGTCCATCATGTGAACGTAAGACTAAACGTGATGCCAAAAATATACCCAAAGTAGTAGAGAAATTAGTAGAAAAATCTGATAATGTTAAAGAAGCTAATAGAACAGAGTGGTCTTTAGTGAAATGGCAAGATTATGATTATAAGAAAGGTTGTGGTGTATTTTTAAAGCCAGggacttttaaattaaaaaacagtCTTAATAATTCCAATAATATTACTAAGGTAAAACTAGAAAAGGTTGATGAAGATGTTTATCCTGAATATTATAGAAAAAGCGATAGTAATTTGCGCGGCTCAAATGTCGACACAGGCGAACCATTTTGTTTGGGTTATATAGCTGCAATTACAGCTGCTGGCGATGGTCCCTTGATTGTTCCTCAAGACATCTATATCAAAGTAAATGTCTTGTACAGACCTGAAAACACCTTCAGTAGATTTCCGCAACATGAAGATCTAAATGTTGTGTACTGGAGTGATGAAATTGTGGAAGTTCCATTTTCTACAGTGGTAGGTCCTTGCTCTTTGACTTACGAAAAGAACATTCCTGAACAAGATTCCATTCATGAGTGGTTAGAAAAAGATCCcagtagattttattttagaatgGCTTATGATAAATCACGTGGAGAGTTCGTAGATGTACCACACCACGCTAGTAGCATTGGGCGAACAGATAAAGGTAAAGACAAAGGTAAAGGAAAAGGAAAGTCCAGCAAGCCACAACAAGAACAACAGAACACGAAAGTGGAAGAGATAAAAATTAGACCTTTGAGAACTCTGGATGTGTTTGCTGGATGTGGTGGGTTATCAGACGGTTTACATCAGGCTGGTATAGCAGAATGTAGATGGGCTATAGAAAATTTAGAAGCAGCCGCGCACGCCTATTCACTTAATAACAAAAACTGCACAGTATTCAATGAAGACTGTAATGCATTGTTGAAGGATGCCATGTCTGGTGCCAGTCATAGTGCCGGTGGCTTGCGCCTTCCAATGCAGGGAGAAGTAGAACTTCTCTGTGGTGGCCCACCTTGCCAAGGATTTTCTGGCATGAATAGATTCAATTCAAGAGAATattctaatttcaaaaattCCCTAGTGGCATCATACTTATCATTTTGTGATTATTATAGACCAAAATATTTCATCCTCGAAAATGTCAGGAATTTTGTTGCATTCAAGAAAGGAATGGTTCTGAAACTAACTCTCAGAACATTACTGGATATGGGTTACCAGTGCACTTTTGGAATTTTGCAAGCTGGAAATTATGGCGTACCACAAACCAGGCGAAGACTTATTATTTTAGCCGCTGCACCTGGCTATAAACTGCCGCTGTATCCAGAACCAACTCATGTATTTAGTAGGCGCGCATGTTCTCTCACAGCTACTATCGACGGTAAAAGATTCGTGACAAACAGCCAGTGGGACGAGTCGGCTCCAAGGAGAACATGCACTATACATGATGCTATGAGCGATTTACCAGAAATCTGTAATGGTGCAAATAAATTGGAGATAGACTACGGTTCTATGCCTGAAAGTCACTTTCAGCGTATGATAAGAAGCAAAGACGAGAGTACAAAACTGCGAGATCACATTTGTAAAAATATGGCTCCACTGATACAAGCGAGAATCTGCAGAGTGCCTACCACTCCTGGCTCGGATTGGAGGGACCTTCCTAATATATCTGTTACTCTGTCAGACGGAACCAAGTGCAag GTCCTGCAATATCGGTACGACGACAAGAAGAATGGTCGGTCATCGTCGGGAGCGCTGCGGGGCGTGTGCGCGTGCGCGGCGGGAGGGACTTGTTCGTCGAATGATAAACAGGAAAACACACTGATTCCTTGGTGTCTGCCGCACACAGGCAATCGACACAACAACTGGGCTGGTCTCTATG GTCGCGTGTCGTGGGATGGTTACTTTAGCACGACGGTGACGGATCCCGAGCCTATGGGCAAACAGGGCCGGGTGTTGCATCCGGAGCAGAACCGTGTGGTGTCCGTGCGGGAGTGCGCGCGGTCTCAGGGCTTCCGAGACACTTACATCTTCGCTGGATCCATACAGGATAAGCATAGACAG ATAGGAAACGCGGTGCCACCGCCGCTGGGGGCGGCTTTAGGACGTGAGATCAAGAAGGCTTTTATAAAAAGTACTCCAACTTGA
- the LOC126371921 gene encoding DNA (cytosine-5)-methyltransferase PliMCI-like isoform X2, translated as MPASMRNGSISSQSWNKSSTSWDDEVTPEESNLPDKKTSKALSRKGRQRLSQNGTSKQLTITNMFPVKRSRSSENIEEKKVKIDANIEAVEQKHNNNDTIENKESDTSTDDVTNNCNNNHVFNSSCVDEVEIQNLDNNNKSENSSQDVCNKSLESSDDKTENGYHKEISEHFESSDTVKIGSEDNLVEDVNKSNVGHKDKANNEVSDLNSNQTIKSNIPDNEQCNICGQFINNSDIIYYQGHPQDAVEEFIALTNEKLVLSAGDEGDIMERPQTNITGFSIFDQHGHLCPIDGGLVENDVRIYMSGYLKSICSDSSDIDEDSIPVKDVGPIIEWFIHGFDGGDRNCITLSTEFGEYNLLKPSTEYTPLMNNLYEKIWLSKVVVEYLEEFHYLQPNYEDLLEVVREAKIPELDDKKMTEEMLHKHAQFVCDQVVSLETNEDDDPLITLPCMRELIKLMGIKFGKRKIRAKIDYKKVDKKSWTKATTTPLVRKTFESFFTNQLDKTNHELVLRRKRCGICEACQLPDCGECNACRAMAKFGGHGRTKKACVRRLCPNMAVQQAEDSEPEDEDDYQIMVEKKIQDKLEDTVPVKLTGVNSRNIKWIGEPVKADSTKIYYEKVEIDGAELQIGDYVMVETSQPNIPALVARVVYMWKETFNLKAGYFHGEVFIRSSETVLGEVGDPREVFLGDKCCHAAPLSSILRKAIVEKKEISKDWFKLGGKEVDDDTFEDDGKTYFYNKYYERFTARFEDLPENPVCPNEMRKHRYCPSCERKTKRDAKNIPKVVEKLVEKSDNVKEANRTEWSLVKWQDYDYKKGCGVFLKPGTFKLKNSLNNSNNITKVKLEKVDEDVYPEYYRKSDSNLRGSNVDTGEPFCLGYIAAITAAGDGPLIVPQDIYIKVNVLYRPENTFSRFPQHEDLNVVYWSDEIVEVPFSTVVGPCSLTYEKNIPEQDSIHEWLEKDPSRFYFRMAYDKSRGEFVDVPHHASSIGRTDKGKDKGKGKGKSSKPQQEQQNTKVEEIKIRPLRTLDVFAGCGGLSDGLHQAGIAECRWAIENLEAAAHAYSLNNKNCTVFNEDCNALLKDAMSGASHSAGGLRLPMQGEVELLCGGPPCQGFSGMNRFNSREYSNFKNSLVASYLSFCDYYRPKYFILENVRNFVAFKKGMVLKLTLRTLLDMGYQCTFGILQAGNYGVPQTRRRLIILAAAPGYKLPLYPEPTHVFSRRACSLTATIDGKRFVTNSQWDESAPRRTCTIHDAMSDLPEICNGANKLEIDYGSMPESHFQRMIRSKDESTKLRDHICKNMAPLIQARICRVPTTPGSDWRDLPNISVTLSDGTKCKVLQYRYDDKKNGRSSSGALRGVCACAAGGTCSSNDKQENTLIPWCLPHTGNRHNNWAGLYGRVSWDGYFSTTVTDPEPMGKQGRVLHPEQNRVVSVRECARSQGFRDTYIFAGSIQDKHRQIGNAVPPPLGAALGREIKKAFIKSTPT; from the exons ATGCCAGCGTCAATGCGAAACGGCAGCATATCTAGCCAATCGTGGAATAAGAGTTCAACATCATGGGATGATGAAGTTACTCCAGAAGAAAGTAATCTTCCCGATAAGAAGACATCCAAAGCACTTTCTAGAAA GGGAAGGCAAAGATTGTCCCAGAATGGTACTAGTAAACAGTTGACCATTACCAATATGTTTCCAGTGAAAAGAAGCAGGAGTTCTGAAAACATTGAAGAG aaaaaagttaaaattgaTGCAAACATAGAAGCAGTTGagcaaaaacataataataatgatactaTAGAAAACAAAGAATCGGACACCAGTACAGATGATGTTACTaacaattgtaataataatcatgTTTTTAATTCATCTTGTGTAGATGAAGTAGAAATACAAAACCTtgacaataataacaaaagtgAAAATAGTTCCCAAGATGTATGCAACAAAAGTTTAGAAAGTTCAGACGACAAAACGGAAAATGGATATCACAAAGAAATTAGTGAACATTTTGAATCCAGTGATACTGTAAAGATAGGATCTGAGGATAATTTGGTTGAAGATGTTAATAAATCCAATGTAGGTCACAAAGACAAGGCAAACAACGAAGTTTCAGATTTAAATTCAAATCAGACAATAAAAAGTAACATTCCAGATAATGAGCAATGCAATATTTGTggtcaatttataaataattctgataTTATATATTACCAAGGACACCCACAGGATGCTGTGGAAGAGTTTATTGCATTGACTAATGAGAAATTGGTCTTATCTGCAG GTGATGAAGGAGATATAATGGAAAGACCACAAACCAACATAACAGGATTTTCAATATTTGATCAACATGGGCACCTATGTCCTATTGATGGTGGACTTGTTGAGAATGATGTTCGTATATACATGTCAGGTTATTTAAAATCCATATGTTCCGACTCTTCTGACATAGATGAGGATTCAATACCTGTAAAAGATGTAGGCCCTATTATTGAATG GTTTATTCATGGATTTGATGGTGGCGACAGAAATTGTATCACACTTTCAACTGAATTTGGCGAGTATAATTTGTTGAAACCTAGTACAGAATACACACCACTTATGAACAATTTATATGAAAAGATATGGTTAAGCAAAGTTGTAGTAGAATACTTGGAAGAGTTTCATTATCTTCAGCCTAATTATGAAGATTTACTCGAAGTCGTTAGAGAAGCGAAAATTCCAGAGCtggatgataaaaaaatgactgaGGAAATGCTTCACAAACATGCACAATTTGTATGTGATCAAGTTGTCAGCTTAGAAACAAACGAAGATGACGATCCTTTGATTACCTTACCATGTATGAGAGAACTTATAAAGTTGATGGGCATAAAATTCGGGAAACGTAAAATTCGAGCTAAAATCGATTACAAAAAAGTAGACAAAAAATCTTGGACAAAAGCAACAACGACACCACTAGTaagaaaaacatttgaaagttTCTTTACGAACCAGTTGGACAAGACAAATCATGAGTTAGttttaagaagaaaaagatGTGGTATTTGTGAGGCCTGTCAGCTACCAGATTGTGGAGAGTGCAATGCTTGTCGGGCTATGGCCAAATTTGGTGGTCATGGAAGAACTAAGAAAGCATGTGTTCGGAGACTTTGCCCTAATATGGCTGTGCAGCAGGCTGAGGATTCAGAACCTgaagatgaagatgattatCAAATAATGGTTGAAAAGAAAATACAAGATAAATTAGAAGATACAGTACCAGTAAAACTAACAGGAGTTAACAGCAGAAATATAAAGTGGATTGGAGAACCAGTTAAGGCAGATTCAACAAAAATCTACTATGAGAAAGTAGAAATTGATGGTGCAGAACTTCAAATTGGAGACTATGTTATGGTGGAAACTTCACAACCAAATATACCTGCTTTAGTGGCCAGAGTTGTATACATGTGGAAGGAAACATTTAATCTTAAAGCGGGTTATTTCCATGGCGAAGTTTTTATAAGGTCATCAGAAACTGTATTGGGTGAAGTGGGAGACCCTAGGGAAGTCTTTTTAGGAGACAAATGTTGCCACGCCGCTCCTCTGTCGTCTATATTACGGAAAGCCATTgtggaaaaaaaagaaatatccaAAGATTGGTTTAAACTTGGTGGTAAAGAAGTTGATGATGATACATTTGAGGATGATGGCAAaacatatttctacaataaATACTACGAAAGATTTACTGCTCGCTTTGAAGATTTACCAGAAAATCCAGTTTGTCCTAATGAAATGAGGAAACACCGATATTGTCCATCATGTGAACGTAAGACTAAACGTGATGCCAAAAATATACCCAAAGTAGTAGAGAAATTAGTAGAAAAATCTGATAATGTTAAAGAAGCTAATAGAACAGAGTGGTCTTTAGTGAAATGGCAAGATTATGATTATAAGAAAGGTTGTGGTGTATTTTTAAAGCCAGggacttttaaattaaaaaacagtCTTAATAATTCCAATAATATTACTAAGGTAAAACTAGAAAAGGTTGATGAAGATGTTTATCCTGAATATTATAGAAAAAGCGATAGTAATTTGCGCGGCTCAAATGTCGACACAGGCGAACCATTTTGTTTGGGTTATATAGCTGCAATTACAGCTGCTGGCGATGGTCCCTTGATTGTTCCTCAAGACATCTATATCAAAGTAAATGTCTTGTACAGACCTGAAAACACCTTCAGTAGATTTCCGCAACATGAAGATCTAAATGTTGTGTACTGGAGTGATGAAATTGTGGAAGTTCCATTTTCTACAGTGGTAGGTCCTTGCTCTTTGACTTACGAAAAGAACATTCCTGAACAAGATTCCATTCATGAGTGGTTAGAAAAAGATCCcagtagattttattttagaatgGCTTATGATAAATCACGTGGAGAGTTCGTAGATGTACCACACCACGCTAGTAGCATTGGGCGAACAGATAAAGGTAAAGACAAAGGTAAAGGAAAAGGAAAGTCCAGCAAGCCACAACAAGAACAACAGAACACGAAAGTGGAAGAGATAAAAATTAGACCTTTGAGAACTCTGGATGTGTTTGCTGGATGTGGTGGGTTATCAGACGGTTTACATCAGGCTGGTATAGCAGAATGTAGATGGGCTATAGAAAATTTAGAAGCAGCCGCGCACGCCTATTCACTTAATAACAAAAACTGCACAGTATTCAATGAAGACTGTAATGCATTGTTGAAGGATGCCATGTCTGGTGCCAGTCATAGTGCCGGTGGCTTGCGCCTTCCAATGCAGGGAGAAGTAGAACTTCTCTGTGGTGGCCCACCTTGCCAAGGATTTTCTGGCATGAATAGATTCAATTCAAGAGAATattctaatttcaaaaattCCCTAGTGGCATCATACTTATCATTTTGTGATTATTATAGACCAAAATATTTCATCCTCGAAAATGTCAGGAATTTTGTTGCATTCAAGAAAGGAATGGTTCTGAAACTAACTCTCAGAACATTACTGGATATGGGTTACCAGTGCACTTTTGGAATTTTGCAAGCTGGAAATTATGGCGTACCACAAACCAGGCGAAGACTTATTATTTTAGCCGCTGCACCTGGCTATAAACTGCCGCTGTATCCAGAACCAACTCATGTATTTAGTAGGCGCGCATGTTCTCTCACAGCTACTATCGACGGTAAAAGATTCGTGACAAACAGCCAGTGGGACGAGTCGGCTCCAAGGAGAACATGCACTATACATGATGCTATGAGCGATTTACCAGAAATCTGTAATGGTGCAAATAAATTGGAGATAGACTACGGTTCTATGCCTGAAAGTCACTTTCAGCGTATGATAAGAAGCAAAGACGAGAGTACAAAACTGCGAGATCACATTTGTAAAAATATGGCTCCACTGATACAAGCGAGAATCTGCAGAGTGCCTACCACTCCTGGCTCGGATTGGAGGGACCTTCCTAATATATCTGTTACTCTGTCAGACGGAACCAAGTGCAag GTCCTGCAATATCGGTACGACGACAAGAAGAATGGTCGGTCATCGTCGGGAGCGCTGCGGGGCGTGTGCGCGTGCGCGGCGGGAGGGACTTGTTCGTCGAATGATAAACAGGAAAACACACTGATTCCTTGGTGTCTGCCGCACACAGGCAATCGACACAACAACTGGGCTGGTCTCTATG GTCGCGTGTCGTGGGATGGTTACTTTAGCACGACGGTGACGGATCCCGAGCCTATGGGCAAACAGGGCCGGGTGTTGCATCCGGAGCAGAACCGTGTGGTGTCCGTGCGGGAGTGCGCGCGGTCTCAGGGCTTCCGAGACACTTACATCTTCGCTGGATCCATACAGGATAAGCATAGACAG ATAGGAAACGCGGTGCCACCGCCGCTGGGGGCGGCTTTAGGACGTGAGATCAAGAAGGCTTTTATAAAAAGTACTCCAACTTGA